The following are encoded together in the Bacillus cereus group sp. RP43 genome:
- a CDS encoding PrkA family serine protein kinase — translation MDILKKIEQYREAEERLQWEGTFAEYLELVKERPWVAQTAHSRIYNMIKDAGIEEVDGRRKYNFFSNQLFGLEDALERLVEEYFHPSAKRLDVRKRILLLMGPVSGGKSTLVTMLKRGLETYSRTDRGAIFAIKGCPMHEDPLHLIPQHLRNDFFDEYGVRIEGNLSPLNVMRLEQEYGARIEDVVVERIFFSEDRRTGIGTFSPSDPKSQDIADLTGSLDFSTIAEYGSESDPRAYRFDGELNKANRGMMEFQEMLKCDEKFLWHLLSLTQEGNFKAGRFALISADELIVAHTNETEYRSFIANKKNEALHSRIIVMPVPYNLRVSEEEHIYEKMIRESDVSNVHIAPHTLRVAAMFTILTRLKDPKRPDIDLIKKMRLYDGETVEGYNAIDVEELQREYQDEGMKGIDPRYVINRISSTIIRKEVPSINALDVLRSLKDGLDQHPSISSEDRERYMNFISLARKEYDEIAKKEVQKAFVYSYEESAKTLMDNYLDNVEAYCNKSKLRDPLTGEEMSPDEKLMRSIEEQIGISENAKKAFREEILIRISAYARKGKRFDYNSHERLREAIQKKLFADLKDIVKITTSTKTPDENQLKKINDVVARLIDEHGYNSSSANELLRYVGSLLNR, via the coding sequence ATGGATATTCTAAAGAAGATTGAACAATATCGGGAAGCAGAAGAACGTTTACAATGGGAAGGTACGTTTGCGGAGTATTTGGAGCTTGTGAAAGAAAGACCATGGGTGGCTCAAACAGCACACTCTCGCATTTACAATATGATAAAAGATGCTGGAATTGAAGAAGTTGATGGTAGAAGAAAATATAACTTCTTTAGTAATCAGCTATTTGGATTAGAGGATGCTTTAGAACGCCTTGTGGAAGAATATTTTCATCCATCTGCAAAACGATTAGATGTTAGAAAACGTATTTTGTTATTAATGGGGCCTGTTAGTGGGGGGAAATCAACATTAGTTACGATGTTGAAACGAGGATTAGAAACATATTCACGAACAGATCGTGGAGCAATTTTTGCAATAAAAGGCTGCCCGATGCATGAAGATCCACTTCATTTAATTCCGCAACATTTACGGAATGATTTCTTTGATGAGTATGGAGTAAGAATTGAAGGGAATTTATCACCATTAAATGTTATGCGTCTAGAGCAAGAATACGGGGCAAGAATTGAGGATGTAGTTGTAGAGCGTATTTTCTTCTCTGAAGATCGCCGTACAGGAATTGGTACATTTAGTCCTTCTGATCCCAAATCACAAGATATTGCCGATTTAACAGGTAGTCTAGACTTTTCTACAATTGCAGAATACGGTTCGGAATCAGATCCTCGTGCATATCGATTTGATGGAGAATTAAATAAGGCGAACCGCGGCATGATGGAATTCCAAGAGATGTTAAAATGTGATGAGAAATTTTTATGGCATTTACTATCGCTTACACAAGAAGGGAATTTTAAAGCAGGAAGATTTGCGCTTATTTCAGCAGATGAATTAATTGTAGCGCATACAAATGAAACAGAGTATCGTTCCTTCATAGCAAATAAGAAAAATGAAGCATTGCATTCACGAATTATTGTAATGCCGGTTCCATATAATTTACGGGTTAGTGAAGAAGAACATATTTATGAAAAAATGATTCGTGAAAGTGATGTGTCCAATGTTCATATTGCACCGCATACACTTCGCGTTGCAGCAATGTTCACTATTTTAACTCGTTTAAAAGACCCGAAGCGTCCGGATATTGATTTAATTAAAAAGATGCGTTTATATGATGGAGAAACGGTAGAAGGGTATAATGCGATCGATGTAGAGGAGCTGCAACGTGAATATCAAGATGAAGGTATGAAAGGTATTGATCCTCGTTATGTCATTAATCGAATTTCTTCTACAATTATTCGAAAAGAGGTACCATCTATTAATGCACTAGATGTACTGAGATCGTTAAAAGACGGATTGGATCAGCACCCGTCAATTAGTAGTGAAGACCGAGAACGCTATATGAATTTCATCTCATTAGCGAGAAAAGAATACGATGAAATCGCTAAGAAAGAAGTACAAAAAGCATTTGTTTATTCATACGAAGAATCAGCTAAGACACTTATGGATAATTACTTAGATAACGTCGAAGCGTACTGCAATAAATCAAAATTACGTGATCCGTTAACTGGTGAAGAAATGAGCCCAGATGAAAAACTTATGCGTTCGATTGAAGAGCAAATTGGAATTTCAGAAAATGCTAAAAAAGCATTCCGTGAGGAAATTTTAATTCGCATTTCTGCTTATGCACGTAAAGGGAAACGCTTTGATTATAATTCACACGAACGTCTTCGTGAAGCGATTCAGAAAAAGCTATTTGCTGATTTAAAAGATATAGTGAAAATTACAACATCAACGAAAACACCAGACGAAAATCAGCTTAAGAAAATCAATGATGTTGTAGCACGCTTAATTGATGAACATGGCTATAATTCTTCATCTGCGAATGAATTGTTACGATATGTAGGTAGTTTGTTAAATCGATAG
- a CDS encoding EAL domain-containing protein, which produces MKEQYNNQNTFLSMIDMDLVRQGLLHAIQDLVFIVKVIDDEIFKYIYINKIGMDYAGLSEECYGKTFAEVLSGDKVKILQEQYTKVVREARAHTFCDVISFPTGDLHYESSVNPVYDEEGVCQFIICITRDITAQIEEKAEIEEKQMLFKSLLEYNNDSIISIDSIGRITYANPATYEIFGYRYEELNNNFIFNFIIKEYGKDFQTIFKEALQGRAKQIVAKKYVHKEGYELYISLRTIPIIVNGEIVGVYIVTRDVTRQVLNEMKTEYLAYYDQLTGLMNRISCTNKLNEFLNENKELALVFMDLDEFHLINDTFGHKEGDKVLQKVTECLSNIEIEGMHLFREHDDQFVMLIENITKEYVEEVAKNILEKISEHFVIEEEDVYLSASIGIVMAPTDGADEKILFQRVDAALEKAKEKGKGHYHFYCSGLDCEREQRFIIENQLHRAIEKNEFFLYYQPQINIETGKIASMEALIRWENKELGFVSPNQFIPLAERTGFIIKLDEWVVHQVCEQISEWLNKGYEVVPIAVNISARHFRSITLIEMITRALNKYNVPPHLLAIEVTEGALIHKDVSKRVLLQLKEQNLKIHLDDFGTGYSSLSYLKTYPIDTLKIDRSFMEGIYKDERDTNITAAIIHLAHTLGLNVIAEGVEKAEQIQFLKEKNVKIVQGYFYNRPLSIYDVENIYFK; this is translated from the coding sequence ATGAAGGAACAATATAATAATCAAAATACCTTTTTAAGTATGATAGATATGGATTTAGTAAGACAGGGATTGTTGCATGCTATTCAAGATTTAGTATTTATTGTGAAAGTTATTGATGATGAGATTTTTAAATATATTTATATAAATAAAATAGGGATGGACTATGCTGGATTAAGTGAAGAATGTTATGGAAAAACATTTGCAGAAGTGTTATCAGGAGATAAGGTGAAAATATTACAAGAGCAATATACAAAAGTGGTAAGAGAAGCGAGAGCACATACTTTTTGTGATGTAATCAGTTTCCCAACTGGTGATCTACATTATGAGTCTTCAGTTAATCCTGTATACGACGAAGAAGGTGTATGTCAATTTATTATTTGTATTACAAGGGATATTACAGCTCAGATTGAGGAGAAAGCAGAGATAGAGGAAAAACAAATGTTATTTAAGTCATTACTAGAATATAATAATGACTCCATTATATCTATAGATTCTATAGGTAGAATTACATATGCTAATCCGGCAACGTATGAAATATTTGGATACCGATATGAAGAGTTAAATAATAACTTTATTTTTAATTTTATTATTAAAGAATATGGAAAAGACTTTCAAACTATATTTAAGGAAGCTTTACAGGGAAGGGCAAAACAAATTGTTGCAAAGAAATATGTTCATAAAGAAGGATATGAACTATATATTTCTTTGAGAACGATCCCGATTATTGTGAACGGTGAAATTGTTGGGGTGTATATTGTTACGAGGGATGTTACAAGACAAGTATTAAATGAGATGAAGACGGAATACTTAGCTTATTATGACCAATTAACAGGTTTAATGAATAGAATTTCATGCACAAACAAGCTAAATGAGTTTTTAAATGAAAATAAAGAGCTTGCACTTGTTTTCATGGATTTGGATGAATTTCATCTTATTAATGATACATTTGGTCATAAAGAAGGAGATAAAGTATTACAAAAAGTTACAGAATGTTTAAGCAATATAGAAATAGAAGGTATGCATTTATTTAGAGAACATGATGATCAATTTGTTATGTTAATAGAAAATATAACGAAAGAATATGTAGAGGAAGTTGCAAAAAACATATTAGAAAAGATTAGTGAACATTTTGTAATTGAAGAAGAGGACGTGTATTTAAGTGCGTCAATTGGAATTGTAATGGCACCAACAGATGGAGCTGATGAAAAAATACTTTTTCAAAGAGTTGATGCTGCTTTGGAAAAAGCAAAGGAAAAAGGAAAAGGGCATTATCATTTTTATTGTAGTGGATTAGATTGTGAACGTGAACAAAGGTTTATAATAGAAAATCAGTTACATCGTGCTATAGAGAAAAATGAATTTTTCCTATATTATCAACCTCAAATTAATATTGAAACGGGAAAGATAGCCAGTATGGAAGCCTTAATAAGGTGGGAGAATAAGGAGCTAGGTTTTGTCTCACCCAATCAATTTATCCCACTTGCTGAAAGAACAGGGTTTATTATTAAACTTGATGAATGGGTAGTACATCAAGTTTGTGAACAGATAAGTGAATGGTTAAATAAAGGATATGAGGTTGTACCAATCGCAGTTAATATTTCAGCTAGACATTTTCGTTCTATTACATTAATAGAGATGATTACACGTGCTTTAAATAAGTACAACGTCCCCCCTCATTTATTAGCAATAGAAGTTACAGAAGGGGCTCTTATACATAAAGATGTATCAAAAAGAGTGTTATTGCAGTTAAAAGAACAAAATTTAAAGATTCATTTAGATGACTTTGGAACGGGATATTCATCTTTAAGTTATTTAAAAACATATCCGATTGATACGTTAAAAATTGATCGTTCTTTTATGGAAGGTATATATAAAGATGAAAGAGATACGAATATTACGGCTGCAATTATTCATTTAGCACATACTCTAGGGTTAAATGTAATTGCAGAAGGAGTAGAAAAAGCGGAACAAATACAATTTTTAAAGGAAAAGAATGTGAAAATTGTACAAGGTTATTTTTATAATCGCCCTTTATCGATATATGATGTGGAAAATATTTATTTTAAATAG
- the trmL gene encoding tRNA (uridine(34)/cytosine(34)/5-carboxymethylaminomethyluridine(34)-2'-O)-methyltransferase TrmL translates to MGVHVVLYQPEIPANTGNIARTCAATGTELHLIRPLGFSTDDKMLKRAGLDYWQHVKVTYYDSIEEFYEKNKDGEFFYLTKYGEKAHTAFDYSKREKDYYFVFGRETNGLPANVIEENFDHCLRIPMTDKVRSLNLSNTAAILIYEAFRQQNYPGLDLEIVY, encoded by the coding sequence GTGGGAGTACATGTTGTTTTATATCAACCAGAAATTCCAGCAAATACAGGAAATATTGCACGTACTTGTGCAGCAACTGGAACAGAATTACATTTGATTAGACCGCTTGGATTTTCAACGGATGACAAAATGTTAAAGCGTGCAGGATTAGATTATTGGCAGCACGTAAAAGTTACGTATTATGATTCAATCGAAGAATTTTATGAGAAAAATAAAGATGGTGAATTCTTCTATTTAACAAAGTATGGCGAGAAAGCTCATACAGCATTTGATTATAGCAAACGTGAGAAGGATTACTATTTCGTATTTGGAAGAGAAACAAATGGATTACCAGCTAATGTAATTGAAGAAAACTTCGATCATTGTTTACGTATTCCAATGACGGATAAAGTACGTTCATTAAATTTATCTAATACAGCAGCAATTTTAATTTATGAAGCGTTCCGTCAACAAAATTATCCAGGATTAGATTTAGAAATCGTTTATTAA
- a CDS encoding amidase domain-containing protein — MVVKANIEKQVQQFLVYITEKRTDVDGIAEDLLQIAQRKKQLFQKRSADIVKATADIFFIRQLNSSEHQEIDYQVHLKYLIKHKELFYIEEEQLKRRVCLKNSRIIDDYALEVSEEIGIGESLEREVTKEKYGSYQYNRLEAVKYAERWWDDRNPAYRNFPDNCTNFISQCLHTGEVPMNGHPNIRKGWWQRGNQWSWSWAVAHSFYWYLSGATAGLRAEAVEKPEDLILGDVIAYDFEDDGRWNHTTIVVAKDADGMPLVNAHSANSRRRYWNYEDSSKYTPQMKYKFFHIING; from the coding sequence ATGGTTGTAAAAGCGAATATTGAAAAGCAAGTGCAACAGTTTTTAGTATATATCACAGAGAAACGAACTGATGTGGATGGTATTGCTGAAGATTTATTACAAATAGCGCAGAGAAAGAAACAATTGTTTCAAAAACGTAGTGCAGATATAGTGAAAGCAACTGCAGATATTTTTTTTATTAGACAATTAAATAGTAGTGAGCATCAAGAAATTGATTATCAAGTACACTTGAAATATTTAATTAAGCATAAAGAATTATTTTATATCGAAGAGGAACAATTAAAACGACGAGTTTGTTTAAAAAATAGTCGTATAATAGATGATTATGCTCTTGAGGTGTCAGAAGAAATAGGAATAGGTGAATCGTTAGAACGAGAAGTAACGAAAGAAAAATACGGTTCATATCAATATAATCGTTTAGAGGCAGTGAAATATGCAGAGCGTTGGTGGGATGATCGAAATCCTGCATATCGTAATTTTCCTGATAATTGTACAAATTTCATTTCACAATGTCTGCATACTGGAGAAGTGCCAATGAACGGACATCCTAATATTCGTAAAGGGTGGTGGCAAAGGGGGAACCAATGGAGTTGGAGCTGGGCTGTAGCACACTCTTTTTATTGGTATTTGTCAGGTGCTACAGCAGGACTTCGAGCAGAAGCGGTAGAAAAGCCAGAAGACCTTATTCTTGGCGATGTAATTGCGTATGATTTTGAAGATGATGGTAGGTGGAATCATACGACAATTGTAGTAGCAAAAGACGCAGATGGTATGCCACTTGTAAATGCACATTCAGCGAATAGCCGTCGGCGTTATTGGAATTATGAAGACTCTAGTAAATATACACCGCAAATGAAATATAAATTCTTTCATATTATTAATGGGTAG
- the queG gene encoding tRNA epoxyqueuosine(34) reductase QueG, with protein MDFEQLKQDVIAYSKTIGIDKIGFASASPFEELKQRLIQQQQLNYQSGFEEPDIEKRTNPQLLLPGAKSIIAIALAYPSKLKNAPLSKRGERRGIFCRASWGQDYHLVLRDRLQKLEAYLIEKLPDIEVKSMVDTGELSDRAVSERAGIGWSGKNCAIITPEFGSYVYLGEMITNVPFPPDRPIEDQCGSCTKCIDICPTGALVQGGQLDSKKCIAFLTQTKGFLPEEYRDKIGNRIYGCDTCQTVCPKNKGMDFHNHPEMEPDPELVKPLLTPLLTISNRDFKEKYGIMSGSWRGKKPLQRNAILALAHFKEAAAIPDLIGVMKDDPRPVLRGTAAWALGKIGGDGVGEAIEKAMEREKDEEVLHEMNRGLELLAQKKE; from the coding sequence ATGGATTTTGAACAATTAAAGCAAGATGTAATTGCGTATAGTAAAACAATTGGTATAGATAAAATAGGGTTTGCTAGTGCGTCACCATTTGAGGAATTAAAGCAGCGTCTAATTCAGCAACAACAATTAAATTATCAGTCGGGATTCGAAGAGCCTGATATAGAGAAGCGAACGAATCCACAGCTATTGTTACCTGGTGCGAAATCGATTATTGCGATTGCTTTAGCATACCCTTCAAAATTAAAAAATGCACCATTAAGTAAACGAGGAGAGCGCCGCGGGATTTTTTGCCGTGCTTCTTGGGGCCAAGATTATCATCTTGTTTTACGAGATCGTTTGCAAAAGTTAGAGGCGTATTTAATTGAAAAGCTTCCGGATATAGAAGTGAAATCAATGGTTGATACAGGTGAACTAAGTGATCGAGCTGTTTCAGAACGTGCCGGTATTGGATGGAGTGGTAAGAACTGCGCTATTATTACGCCGGAATTTGGTTCGTATGTATACTTAGGGGAAATGATTACGAATGTTCCATTCCCTCCTGATCGGCCAATAGAAGATCAATGTGGAAGTTGTACGAAATGTATTGATATTTGTCCTACAGGTGCTTTAGTACAGGGCGGACAGTTAGACTCGAAGAAATGTATCGCATTTTTAACACAGACGAAAGGGTTTCTGCCTGAAGAATATCGCGATAAAATAGGAAACCGTATATATGGATGTGATACATGCCAGACTGTTTGTCCGAAAAATAAAGGAATGGATTTCCACAACCATCCTGAGATGGAGCCTGATCCTGAGTTAGTTAAACCATTATTAACGCCACTTTTAACGATTAGTAATCGTGATTTTAAAGAGAAGTATGGAATTATGTCTGGTTCATGGAGAGGTAAAAAGCCATTGCAACGAAATGCTATTTTAGCACTTGCACATTTTAAAGAAGCAGCAGCAATTCCTGATTTAATTGGTGTTATGAAAGATGACCCAAGGCCAGTACTTCGCGGAACAGCAGCATGGGCACTTGGGAAAATTGGTGGAGATGGAGTAGGCGAAGCAATTGAAAAAGCGATGGAACGTGAGAAAGATGAAGAGGTTCTTCATGAAATGAATCGTGGACTTGAATTGTTAGCGCAGAAAAAAGAGTAG
- a CDS encoding thioredoxin domain-containing protein, whose amino-acid sequence MKSSNKLMALGIVFSIAVLIVIGTIVYSIINDKKDKGNEMFAYSTQQSLGKDDAPVKVVEFGDFKCPACRTWDVTVLPRLKEEYIDKGKVQLYFINFPFIGKDSDLGAAAGEAIYKQDQDSFWIFYDEIYQNQKKDTEEWITEELLLNIVKEKLPKINVEQFKKDLHSKEMKDKVRKDSDRAQKLKVQGAPSVYINGNLANPDFDSMKKAIDKELKK is encoded by the coding sequence ATGAAATCATCAAACAAACTCATGGCTCTTGGTATAGTTTTTTCTATTGCAGTATTGATTGTAATCGGGACGATTGTGTATAGCATCATAAATGACAAGAAAGATAAAGGGAATGAGATGTTTGCTTATTCTACGCAACAATCTTTAGGTAAAGATGATGCTCCAGTTAAGGTAGTTGAATTTGGAGACTTTAAATGTCCAGCTTGTCGTACTTGGGATGTAACAGTATTGCCACGATTAAAAGAAGAGTATATTGATAAAGGTAAAGTGCAGTTATATTTTATTAACTTCCCGTTTATCGGAAAAGACTCTGATTTAGGTGCAGCTGCTGGTGAAGCAATTTATAAACAAGATCAAGATTCATTCTGGATTTTCTATGATGAGATTTATCAAAATCAAAAGAAAGATACGGAAGAATGGATTACAGAAGAATTACTTCTTAATATTGTGAAAGAAAAACTTCCAAAAATTAATGTAGAACAATTTAAAAAAGATTTACACAGTAAAGAAATGAAAGATAAAGTACGTAAAGATTCAGATCGTGCTCAAAAATTAAAAGTTCAAGGTGCTCCTTCAGTATATATAAATGGGAATCTTGCAAACCCTGATTTCGATAGTATGAAGAAGGCGATTGATAAAGAATTGAAAAAGTGA
- a CDS encoding biosynthetic peptidoglycan transglycosylase produces the protein MKERVLSRVNYHQKVALNPLTKFLYKAIILLLLLSFALLFVGNVMIERSDISKLHVPAKLEVPESLTHAFIATEDKRFYHHNGLDYIAIIRASIENIKAGGVVQGGSTITQQLSKNAFLSNERTFSRKWKEIFYTKKIERTFTKDEILKLYVSNIYYGEGAWGIEKAANLYFGKKVDQLTLAESAMMAAVVKAPAYYSPAQNYDKAVERRNVVLRLMEKEGYINHDEYVQAVSEKLVIRHDIKTEQSMLKNAREKAVS, from the coding sequence ATGAAAGAACGAGTATTATCTAGAGTGAATTATCATCAAAAAGTTGCATTAAATCCATTAACTAAATTTCTTTATAAAGCCATTATATTATTATTATTGTTAAGTTTTGCATTATTATTCGTTGGAAATGTAATGATTGAGCGGAGTGATATTAGTAAATTACATGTACCCGCTAAGTTAGAGGTGCCAGAATCATTAACACACGCATTTATTGCGACGGAAGATAAAAGGTTTTATCATCATAACGGTTTAGACTATATAGCAATTATCAGGGCTTCTATTGAAAATATAAAAGCTGGTGGTGTTGTGCAAGGAGGAAGCACGATTACACAGCAGCTATCTAAAAATGCTTTTTTATCTAATGAACGTACATTTTCTCGTAAGTGGAAAGAAATTTTTTATACGAAAAAGATTGAACGTACATTCACAAAGGATGAGATTTTAAAATTATATGTGAGTAATATTTACTACGGAGAAGGAGCATGGGGAATTGAAAAAGCAGCAAACCTTTACTTCGGTAAAAAGGTGGATCAATTAACACTGGCAGAGAGTGCAATGATGGCTGCTGTAGTAAAAGCACCGGCTTATTACTCACCCGCACAAAATTATGATAAAGCAGTTGAGAGACGGAATGTAGTTTTAAGGCTAATGGAGAAAGAAGGCTATATAAATCATGATGAATATGTGCAAGCAGTTAGTGAGAAATTAGTAATTCGTCATGATATAAAAACAGAGCAATCCATGTTAAAAAATGCCCGTGAAAAAGCAGTAAGTTAA
- a CDS encoding YebC/PmpR family DNA-binding transcriptional regulator, translating into MGRKWNNIKDKKASKDANTSRIYAKFGREIYVAAKQGEPDPESNQTLRVVLERAKTYNVPRTIIDRAIEKAKGGSEENYDELRYEGFGPNGSMVIVDTLTNNVNRTAADVRAAFSKNSGNMGVNGSVAYMFDATAVIGLEGKTSDEVLEILMEADVDARDILEEEDSVIVYAEPDQFHSVQSALKDAGVEEFTVAELTMLAQSDVELPEDAQEQFEKMVDALEDLEDVQQVYHNVDLGE; encoded by the coding sequence ATGGGCCGTAAATGGAATAATATTAAAGACAAAAAAGCATCAAAAGATGCAAATACAAGCCGTATATACGCGAAATTTGGACGTGAAATTTATGTGGCAGCAAAACAAGGCGAGCCAGATCCAGAATCAAACCAAACACTAAGAGTCGTATTAGAGCGTGCGAAAACATACAACGTACCAAGAACAATTATTGACCGTGCAATTGAAAAGGCAAAAGGCGGTTCAGAAGAAAATTATGACGAGCTTCGTTATGAAGGTTTTGGACCAAATGGATCTATGGTAATTGTAGATACACTGACAAATAACGTAAACCGTACTGCAGCAGATGTACGAGCTGCATTTAGCAAAAACAGTGGTAACATGGGTGTAAATGGTTCTGTGGCTTACATGTTTGATGCGACAGCTGTTATCGGTCTTGAAGGTAAAACGTCAGATGAGGTTCTTGAAATCTTAATGGAAGCAGATGTAGATGCACGTGACATTCTAGAAGAAGAAGATTCTGTTATCGTTTATGCTGAACCTGATCAGTTCCATTCAGTACAATCTGCACTTAAAGATGCTGGTGTTGAAGAATTTACAGTTGCAGAATTAACAATGCTTGCACAAAGTGATGTAGAACTTCCTGAAGATGCTCAAGAACAATTTGAAAAAATGGTTGATGCATTAGAAGATTTAGAAGATGTACAACAGGTTTACCACAACGTAGACCTAGGAGAATAA